Proteins co-encoded in one Brassica rapa cultivar Chiifu-401-42 chromosome A02, CAAS_Brap_v3.01, whole genome shotgun sequence genomic window:
- the LOC103853888 gene encoding transcription factor AIG1 has protein sequence MFVTFCLFFNSLSLSFLFGFGSKKMYAMKEEDCLQNFHNLQDYQDQFLLHHHPQILPWSSLPSFDPTYFPSNPTRYPDSVPYFNRRASSSSSFDYTDGFVSPPSMDHHHHPNHLKVLSEALGPIMRRGTSFGFDDEIMGKLSAQEVMDAKALAASKSHSEAERRRRERINTHLAKLRSILPNTTKTDKASLLAEVIQHMKELKRQTSLITDTSQIPTECDDLTVDSAYNDEEGNLMIRVSFCCEDRTELMHDIINALKSLRLRIHKAEIATVGGRVKNVLFLSREDDDEYRRNFDGVDADNDDEEKRYNRASSIEEALKAVIDKCVNNNDDNNNLDKSSSGSITIKRQRTSKMVNRCYN, from the exons ATGTTTGTGACCTTTTGTCTTTTCTTCAATTCCCTTTCTCTTTcctttctttttggttttggttccaAAAAAATGTATGCAATGAAAGAAGAAGACTGTCTCCAAAATTTTCACAACTTACAAGACTATCAAGACCAGTTTCTTCTACATCACCATCCACAAATCCTGCCTTGGTCATCTCTACCTTCATTTGACCCGACCTATTTCCCATCCAACCCGACCCGTTATCCTGATTCGGTCCCCTACTTCAACAGGagagcttcttcttcctcttcttttgaCTATACCGATGGTTTTGTCTCTCCTCCTTCcatggatcatcatcatcatcccaaCCACCTAAAGGTTTTATCGGAAGCTCTTGGACCCATCATGCGACGTGGCACATCCTTCGGGTTTGATGATGAGATTATGGGGAAACTGAGTGCACAAGAAGTCATGGATGCTAAGGCGCTGGCTGCTTCAAAGAGTCATAGTGAAGCTGAGAGAAGAAGACGAGAGAGAATCAACACTCATCTAGCTAAGTTGCGAAGTATTTTACCAAATACAACCAAA ACGGACAAAGCTTCATTGCTAGCGGAAGTGATCCAACACATGAAGGAGCTAAAACGACAGACATCACTGATCACGGACACGAGTCAAATCCCAACAGAGTGCGATGATCTAACCGTTGACTCTGCTTACAACGACGAAGAAGGAAATTTGATGATAAGAGTTTCCTTTTGTTGCGAAGACAGGACTGAACTCATGCATGACATCATCAATGCCTTAAAGTCTCTTCGTCTTCGAATTCACAAAGCCGAGATCGCAACCGTAGGTGGCCGAGTCAAGAACGTCTTGTTCTTGAGCCGAGAAGACGATGATGAATATCGTAGAAACTTCGATGGTGTTGACGCGGATAATGATGATGAAGAGAAGAGATACAATCGTGCGAGTTCGATAGAAGAAGCGTTAAAGGCGGTTATAGATAAGTGTGTCAATAATAATGATGATAACAATAACTTGGATAAATCATCTTCAGGGAGTATTACTATTAAGAGACAAAGGACTAGCAAGATGGTAAATCGATGTTATAATTAA